Proteins from a genomic interval of Desulfovibrio piger:
- a CDS encoding DUF6630 family protein yields the protein MCEKGTFYIPKSICMGEVVNAGWAVDYYFVVLCGDAVELRYVRWDCPWYETVGRDTEVTDPAVIAKMERTLAMLLDANKPRIPTPVPILHPALLTFLTLLGVADAEALAGKIHAAATTPEQCAALCEEFDMEEAYTGWHVTLMRLALRDRKRLDWVDWKEAPEEVFASLCCLLPPGAKEHLPPCDDEDAYPEEVLRACSPVLHDRYGLTILLWDTGGDEYVFMVVPSDKVSEAFAAASELGITLQRVEDLFDQE from the coding sequence CGTTCTACATCCCCAAAAGCATCTGCATGGGGGAAGTCGTCAACGCCGGCTGGGCCGTTGATTATTACTTCGTGGTGCTTTGCGGTGATGCCGTGGAGTTGCGCTATGTGCGCTGGGACTGTCCCTGGTATGAGACGGTGGGACGGGATACCGAAGTCACTGATCCCGCCGTCATAGCCAAAATGGAGCGCACGCTGGCAATGCTCCTGGATGCGAATAAGCCCAGGATACCGACGCCTGTGCCCATATTGCACCCGGCCTTGCTCACGTTCCTTACCCTGCTCGGCGTTGCCGATGCCGAAGCGCTGGCGGGCAAGATCCACGCCGCCGCCACGACGCCGGAACAGTGCGCCGCGCTCTGTGAAGAATTCGATATGGAAGAAGCCTACACCGGCTGGCATGTTACGTTGATGCGATTGGCCCTGCGGGACCGGAAACGCCTGGATTGGGTAGACTGGAAGGAAGCGCCGGAAGAAGTTTTCGCCTCCCTGTGCTGCCTCTTGCCGCCGGGGGCAAAGGAACACCTGCCCCCCTGCGATGATGAAGACGCGTACCCCGAGGAGGTGCTCCGCGCTTGCAGCCCCGTCTTGCATGACCGCTATGGCCTGACGATCCTGCTGTGGGATACGGGCGGCGATGAATATGTCTTCATGGTCGTACCGAGCGACAAGGTATCGGAAGCGTTCGCGGCGGCCTCCGAGCTGGGCATTACCCTGCAACGTGTCGAGGACCTGTTCGACCAGGAGTAG